Proteins encoded in a region of the Marinococcus sp. PL1-022 genome:
- a CDS encoding response regulator, with product MRKALIVEDDYRIGMLHEKYLENINGIESAGHALNAKEMWELLKERQADVLLLDIYLPDSMGIHLLEDLRHFYPGTDIIIITAATDREYLEKSLRGGIVNYLIKPVTIEKFEQTIKDYLSKRDSMDAVQNVNQQFIDDYLSQPVESKPAADKRKLPTGIDYLTLESVEKVLREAHGGLTAEQAANKIGASRTTARRYLEFMISEGEAEARLEYGIVGRPERHYYEI from the coding sequence ATGCGTAAGGCGTTAATCGTGGAGGATGATTACCGGATAGGCATGCTGCACGAGAAGTACCTGGAAAATATTAATGGTATAGAATCCGCGGGTCACGCTCTGAATGCGAAGGAAATGTGGGAGCTGCTCAAGGAAAGACAAGCTGACGTGCTGCTGCTTGATATATATCTTCCGGACAGTATGGGAATACATTTACTTGAGGACCTTCGTCACTTTTATCCCGGCACAGACATTATTATTATTACGGCAGCCACGGACCGGGAATACCTGGAGAAGTCGCTGCGCGGCGGTATTGTTAACTATCTGATTAAGCCGGTGACCATTGAAAAATTTGAACAGACAATAAAGGATTATTTATCGAAAAGAGACTCCATGGATGCTGTGCAAAATGTGAACCAGCAATTCATTGATGATTATCTGTCCCAGCCGGTTGAATCGAAGCCTGCTGCAGATAAACGAAAGCTTCCGACCGGTATTGACTACTTGACCCTTGAAAGTGTAGAAAAGGTTTTACGCGAGGCTCACGGAGGACTTACTGCGGAGCAGGCGGCGAATAAAATAGGTGCTTCCAGAACCACGGCGAGAAGATATTTAGAATTTATGATCTCTGAAGGAGAAGCAGAAGCCCGGCTGGAGTACGGCATTGTAGGCCGGCCGGAGCGACATTATTATGAAATTTAA
- a CDS encoding tripartite tricarboxylate transporter substrate binding protein → MKKLVLLLLSIAFISGCSAEQSQGEESDYPPDLIEFVAPATPGGGWDLTARSMQRALNNNDLVESDINVVNKPGGGGEVGFQYLKNRDSNTLAVNSSLLFTNNALGLSELSHEDFTPLAILATEWQSIAVGPDSDYQDLESVMEQLKKDPESLKIGVAPGLGNDDHLSFIQAAQEYGIDPSKLDFLVYESGGEVVTALLGGHIDVATMSVSEASEQYKADRLDIVGVSSEERLDELPEVPTFKEQGVDLVFPHWRGVMGPPDMTEEEIAYWDERLQQMVETEEWKTILENNQWDDYYMDAEETEQFMDEQEQTYEELLTNAGLTE, encoded by the coding sequence TTGAAAAAATTAGTGCTGTTGTTATTATCCATTGCTTTTATCAGCGGCTGTTCCGCAGAGCAGTCCCAGGGTGAAGAAAGTGATTATCCGCCGGACTTAATTGAATTTGTGGCTCCGGCTACGCCTGGAGGCGGCTGGGATCTGACGGCCCGGTCAATGCAGAGAGCCCTGAATAATAATGATCTGGTGGAATCCGACATTAATGTAGTGAATAAACCCGGAGGCGGAGGCGAAGTGGGTTTTCAGTATTTAAAAAACAGAGACAGCAACACGCTGGCTGTAAACTCGAGCCTTTTATTCACCAATAATGCGTTAGGGCTAAGTGAATTATCCCATGAAGATTTCACACCACTGGCGATTTTAGCTACAGAATGGCAGTCCATCGCGGTTGGACCAGACTCGGACTATCAAGATTTAGAGTCCGTGATGGAGCAGCTGAAAAAGGATCCGGAATCATTAAAAATAGGAGTGGCGCCCGGGCTTGGCAACGATGACCATCTTTCATTTATACAGGCTGCCCAGGAATATGGTATAGACCCGTCAAAGCTGGATTTTCTAGTTTACGAGAGCGGTGGCGAAGTAGTTACAGCTCTGCTGGGTGGTCACATTGATGTTGCGACGATGTCAGTCTCGGAAGCAAGTGAACAGTATAAAGCCGACCGGCTGGATATTGTGGGAGTCTCTTCGGAGGAACGCCTGGATGAACTGCCGGAGGTGCCGACATTCAAGGAGCAGGGTGTAGATCTGGTCTTCCCCCATTGGCGCGGGGTTATGGGTCCTCCTGATATGACAGAGGAAGAGATTGCTTATTGGGACGAACGCCTGCAGCAGATGGTTGAAACAGAGGAATGGAAGACCATCCTTGAAAACAACCAGTGGGATGATTATTACATGGACGCAGAAGAGACAGAACAATTCATGGACGAACAGGAGCAAACGTATGAAGAGCTTCTGACGAACGCTGGTTTGACTGAATAG
- a CDS encoding SDR family NAD(P)-dependent oxidoreductase, whose product MLEGKTALITGGAGGIGKETAQLFLDNGADVVLVDVNEEALTNAKNDLTSGEKTITVIQADVTKVEDVENYVKQAAETFGKIDIFFNNAGINGPVTPIRDLDKEQFDLIMNINTTGIFLGLKHMIRQMEKQQYGVIINTASNAAYIGSAGMAGYIASKHAVAGLTKTAALEAASANIRVNAVAPAAIDTQMLTSIQRNLSPDDPEQAAAAIREGIPAERFGTPKEVAEVVLFLASDRASFVTGSLYNVDGGMQAD is encoded by the coding sequence GCAAAGAGACAGCTCAGCTGTTTCTCGATAACGGAGCGGACGTTGTTCTTGTGGATGTGAATGAAGAAGCTTTAACGAACGCTAAAAATGATTTAACGAGCGGGGAAAAGACAATTACTGTTATCCAGGCAGACGTAACAAAGGTAGAGGACGTCGAAAATTATGTTAAACAAGCAGCAGAGACCTTCGGAAAAATAGACATTTTCTTTAATAATGCAGGTATTAACGGCCCTGTCACTCCTATCAGGGATCTGGATAAGGAACAATTTGACTTAATCATGAATATAAATACGACTGGCATTTTCCTTGGGCTGAAGCATATGATCCGGCAAATGGAAAAACAGCAATACGGGGTGATCATCAATACCGCTTCCAACGCTGCCTATATCGGGTCAGCGGGAATGGCTGGATATATTGCCTCCAAGCATGCTGTGGCCGGCCTGACGAAAACGGCCGCTTTGGAAGCCGCTTCAGCCAATATCCGGGTAAACGCTGTAGCACCGGCTGCCATTGACACACAAATGCTTACCAGTATTCAGCGCAACCTTTCGCCGGACGATCCGGAACAGGCGGCAGCGGCAATTCGCGAAGGAATACCGGCTGAACGCTTTGGCACTCCAAAAGAAGTCGCGGAAGTCGTACTTTTTCTCGCTTCCGACCGGGCCTCCTTCGTTACCGGTTCCTTGTATAACGTTGACGGAGGCATGCAGGCCGATTAA
- a CDS encoding UDP-N-acetylmuramoyl-L-alanyl-D-glutamate--2,6-diaminopimelate ligase, translating to MKWNWKKNTSLPFQDVFGPIESTITHVTYDSRKIQENGCFVSIPGKNIDGHTFIPDAVRNGASTIVGSDRDTLSHYAASFPAVTFVLVEDSKTAMADYAAHLHHHIHKKMNLFGVTGTNGKTTVTAYIRSMLNNLGEPAGIIGTAGVWSKNNKHPFKPTTPTTPEAADLHDIFASFYEEGTRTVAMEATSIAIDLKRLHGLEFEVGVHTNLVSEHMEFHGTMENYKRAKLKLFQQSRQAVVNLDDDGMAEDILNMFDGPVWTYGIRRPADIMASNIRTDAGGSSFLLTVQGRSYLARAPVFGEYNISNTLAAVGSCLAVGYTVSEILSSLPGIQGAEGRFQIVSDYPGKQIILDYAHTPDALELVVETVKSLPHNRLILMITGIGLRDPAKRPKMAAAVDGKADHIIVSVDHPGPYNRQRIVDDVASGFQDPEAENVYKRKHREDGIHTALSLAETGDLVVITGLGFGGYQVINDQHVPYDELKVIDAYFQEDRQLS from the coding sequence ATGAAATGGAACTGGAAAAAAAATACTTCTCTGCCTTTTCAGGATGTTTTCGGCCCAATTGAATCGACAATCACTCACGTCACTTATGATTCCCGGAAAATCCAGGAAAATGGCTGCTTTGTCTCGATACCGGGCAAAAATATCGATGGGCATACGTTTATTCCGGATGCTGTCCGTAACGGAGCGTCCACCATCGTAGGAAGCGACCGTGATACACTGAGCCACTATGCTGCCTCATTTCCGGCCGTCACATTCGTTCTCGTGGAGGACAGCAAAACGGCGATGGCTGACTACGCAGCACATCTGCACCACCACATTCACAAAAAAATGAACCTCTTCGGCGTAACGGGTACCAACGGAAAAACTACCGTTACGGCTTATATACGGTCAATGCTGAACAATTTAGGAGAGCCTGCGGGCATTATAGGAACAGCTGGAGTATGGTCTAAAAACAACAAGCACCCGTTTAAGCCCACCACCCCTACTACGCCGGAAGCGGCAGACCTTCATGATATTTTCGCCTCCTTTTATGAAGAAGGCACGCGTACAGTAGCGATGGAGGCGACTTCTATTGCCATCGATTTAAAACGGCTGCACGGCCTCGAATTCGAGGTGGGCGTGCATACCAATCTCGTGTCCGAGCATATGGAGTTTCACGGCACGATGGAGAACTATAAACGGGCAAAATTAAAATTATTTCAGCAATCGCGCCAGGCCGTGGTGAACCTAGATGATGACGGCATGGCCGAGGACATTTTAAACATGTTCGACGGCCCGGTCTGGACATACGGTATCCGGCGCCCTGCAGACATTATGGCGAGCAACATCCGCACGGATGCAGGCGGCTCGAGCTTTCTGCTGACTGTGCAGGGACGCTCCTACTTAGCCAGAGCTCCGGTATTTGGTGAATATAATATCTCCAACACGCTGGCAGCGGTGGGATCGTGTCTTGCTGTCGGCTACACGGTATCCGAAATTCTGTCCTCTCTTCCAGGTATTCAGGGCGCGGAAGGACGTTTTCAGATTGTCTCCGATTATCCGGGTAAGCAGATTATCCTTGATTACGCCCATACGCCTGACGCGTTGGAGCTGGTCGTGGAGACGGTCAAAAGCCTTCCCCATAATAGGCTTATCCTCATGATTACCGGGATCGGTCTCCGGGACCCGGCCAAACGTCCGAAAATGGCAGCAGCGGTGGACGGAAAAGCAGATCACATCATTGTTTCCGTCGACCACCCCGGCCCGTATAACCGGCAGCGGATCGTCGATGACGTTGCCTCGGGCTTCCAGGATCCCGAAGCGGAAAATGTATACAAAAGAAAGCACCGCGAGGACGGCATTCATACGGCGCTCTCGCTGGCTGAAACTGGTGACCTGGTCGTGATTACCGGCCTTGGGTTCGGCGGCTATCAGGTGATCAACGATCAGCATGTGCCCTACGATGAACTTAAAGTGATTGATGCTTATTTTCAGGAAGACCGGCAATTATCATAA
- a CDS encoding AraC family transcriptional regulator yields the protein MGISKGNRDRIIHQLTLFYHTTGLPASFAFSDGYLYYSVPAVEESDKPCLYEAVTQTAMWASLHADQSFLFHEDKYHRCYLIASRLSFIEGFIIAGPFVTEEFSSHSVRNLLIELELPMKQESHWRQHLNSLPKRNSQQIHYLMESLSLSVTASPARASSLEKHEEEWIPSVNNSEAFPEEMPVHYPYELEQEFLYHLKNGDERVFTLLTEFDSYSPYKLGATSTRANKNSLIVLVSLLVRACIEAGAKACKMMKTGERIVQEIESSARLQSPYMLKEETIDIVSIFLREIKEVLANSHSPVVRQIISYIEMNICENVTLNDIAEQCGRHPNYISGLFKKETGQTLQEYLLNERIKRAKYFLAYSDHSLIDITHYSGFQSQSYFAYQFKKWTGTTPRIYRHKYQG from the coding sequence ATGGGAATTTCGAAGGGCAATAGGGATAGAATTATTCATCAGCTTACGCTTTTTTATCATACTACTGGTCTGCCTGCTTCATTTGCCTTTTCTGACGGATATTTATATTACAGCGTTCCCGCCGTTGAAGAAAGCGACAAGCCATGCTTGTACGAAGCGGTAACGCAGACTGCCATGTGGGCCTCGCTTCATGCAGACCAAAGCTTTCTCTTTCATGAGGATAAATATCACCGCTGTTATCTGATTGCCAGCCGGCTTTCATTTATCGAGGGCTTTATCATTGCCGGCCCTTTTGTTACAGAGGAGTTTTCTTCTCATTCTGTACGAAATCTATTAATTGAACTCGAGCTTCCGATGAAACAGGAATCGCATTGGCGCCAGCACCTGAATTCTCTTCCTAAACGAAACAGTCAGCAGATTCATTATTTAATGGAAAGCTTATCTCTTTCAGTTACTGCTTCTCCAGCAAGGGCTTCTTCTTTAGAAAAGCACGAGGAAGAATGGATACCTTCTGTGAATAATTCAGAAGCTTTTCCAGAAGAAATGCCGGTACATTACCCTTATGAGCTGGAGCAGGAATTCCTTTATCACTTAAAAAACGGAGATGAACGTGTTTTTACGCTGTTAACTGAGTTTGATTCATATTCTCCGTACAAGCTGGGTGCCACTTCTACCCGTGCCAATAAAAATTCATTAATTGTTCTGGTTTCCCTATTGGTCCGCGCCTGCATTGAAGCAGGCGCCAAAGCGTGCAAAATGATGAAAACCGGTGAACGGATCGTTCAGGAAATTGAGAGCAGTGCCCGTTTACAGTCTCCTTATATGCTAAAAGAGGAAACCATCGATATTGTCTCCATCTTTTTACGGGAAATTAAAGAAGTACTCGCTAACTCCCACTCTCCAGTAGTAAGACAGATTATCAGCTATATTGAAATGAATATTTGTGAAAATGTTACTTTAAATGACATTGCTGAACAGTGTGGGCGTCACCCTAATTACATTTCAGGCTTGTTTAAAAAAGAAACCGGCCAAACTCTCCAGGAATACCTATTGAATGAACGTATTAAACGTGCCAAATATTTTCTCGCCTATTCCGATCATTCACTTATAGATATAACCCATTACAGTGGGTTTCAGAGCCAGAGCTATTTTGCCTATCAGTTTAAAAAGTGGACGGGGACTACTCCCCGTATCTACCGCCATAAGTATCAGGGGTAA
- a CDS encoding PhzF family phenazine biosynthesis protein yields the protein MKIYTVDAFTNEAFYGNPAGVCLLEGTEQKSEAWMQQTAAEMNLSETAFLFKKEEGEYGIRWFTPSAEVDLCGHATLASAHVLWEEKEVAKTQTITFQSASGPLAAFLKEGSIWLDFPSEPPEPAPLNEGLLQALGIKAPAVEQNRMDVVVEVDSEAALRNIVPDMEALAEHTTRGCIVTSLSEEEGIDFVSRCFFPAIGVEEDPVTGSAHCALGPYWAKRMAKQSFTAKQASKREGIVEVEMHRSRCHIGGRAVTVMKGDWLA from the coding sequence ATGAAGATATATACGGTGGACGCTTTTACGAATGAGGCTTTTTACGGTAATCCGGCAGGCGTGTGCCTGCTGGAGGGAACGGAGCAGAAGTCCGAGGCGTGGATGCAGCAGACAGCTGCAGAAATGAATCTTTCCGAAACGGCTTTTTTGTTCAAAAAGGAAGAAGGCGAATACGGCATACGCTGGTTTACCCCTTCCGCTGAAGTGGATTTATGCGGTCATGCGACACTTGCCTCCGCACACGTGCTGTGGGAAGAGAAGGAAGTGGCCAAAACGCAGACGATTACGTTTCAAAGCGCGAGCGGGCCTTTGGCTGCCTTTCTAAAAGAAGGATCCATCTGGCTTGATTTTCCGTCAGAGCCGCCCGAGCCTGCGCCTTTAAATGAAGGGCTTCTGCAGGCTCTTGGGATAAAGGCGCCTGCCGTGGAGCAGAATCGGATGGATGTTGTTGTAGAGGTCGACTCCGAGGCGGCGCTTCGAAATATCGTACCGGATATGGAAGCATTAGCGGAGCATACAACACGCGGATGCATAGTTACATCTTTATCGGAAGAGGAAGGAATCGACTTTGTGTCACGCTGCTTCTTTCCAGCCATTGGTGTGGAGGAGGACCCGGTGACGGGCTCGGCGCACTGTGCCCTCGGCCCGTATTGGGCAAAACGGATGGCAAAGCAGAGCTTCACGGCCAAACAGGCCAGTAAACGGGAAGGGATTGTGGAGGTGGAAATGCACCGCAGCCGCTGTCATATCGGCGGGCGGGCAGTGACCGTTATGAAGGGCGACTGGCTCGCCTGA
- a CDS encoding tripartite tricarboxylate transporter permease, protein MDYGYFIDGLMNAITPLNLLFVFLGGLLGTIVGMLPGLGPATGVAVLIPVTFGMEPISAMILLIAIYYGAMYGGSRSSILLNTPGDASAIAASFDGYPMAKNGQAGQALAIATIASLVGGTVAVVGFTFLAGPLADFAIRFGPAEYFLLMLFTLSAIVSLSRGDMLKGFISMLFGLVLITIGVDAQSSVYRFTMGLPQLTEGIDFLIVIIGIYAVGEVLYNFIAINRPPEKKNKVESLWFTKEQWKASRMPIIRSAPLGFLIGVLPGAGGSIASMLGYTTERQLSKTPERFGQGTAEGVAAPESANNSASVGALIPLLSMGIPGSGTTAVLLGALVMLGIQPGPLLFESEPTTIWTLINSMFIGNLFLVVINILLVGLLIKVLDTPSHILYPLILMLGFVGAYTLSYSTIDFYILLAFGVLGLAFKLLRFPIAPLILALIVGHDMEQNFRKSLIVSDGSPSVFFSSPISIVLIIMIILSISVPFILTAVKNNKAKQA, encoded by the coding sequence ATGGATTACGGATATTTTATAGACGGTTTAATGAATGCAATAACCCCCCTTAATTTACTTTTTGTCTTTTTAGGAGGACTGCTGGGTACGATTGTGGGGATGCTTCCTGGACTGGGGCCGGCTACAGGCGTAGCGGTATTGATCCCGGTTACTTTCGGCATGGAACCGATCAGTGCGATGATTTTATTAATTGCCATTTATTACGGAGCTATGTATGGGGGCTCGAGAAGCTCTATTCTTTTAAATACACCTGGGGATGCATCAGCGATTGCTGCCTCGTTTGATGGATATCCGATGGCCAAAAACGGCCAGGCCGGCCAGGCCTTAGCGATAGCTACAATAGCTTCCCTGGTTGGAGGAACAGTAGCGGTCGTAGGCTTTACTTTCCTTGCCGGGCCGTTGGCTGATTTCGCCATACGCTTTGGCCCGGCCGAATACTTTCTGCTGATGCTTTTTACGCTTTCAGCGATTGTGTCCCTCTCCCGGGGGGATATGCTGAAGGGGTTTATTTCTATGCTGTTCGGCTTAGTGCTGATTACGATCGGGGTGGACGCACAAAGCAGTGTGTACCGTTTTACAATGGGACTGCCGCAGCTGACCGAGGGCATTGATTTTCTTATCGTTATCATTGGCATCTATGCTGTCGGGGAAGTATTGTATAATTTTATTGCTATTAACCGGCCGCCGGAAAAGAAAAACAAGGTGGAAAGCCTGTGGTTTACCAAAGAACAGTGGAAGGCCTCCAGAATGCCAATCATTCGAAGTGCTCCGCTCGGTTTTTTAATTGGAGTACTGCCTGGCGCTGGCGGATCTATCGCTTCGATGCTTGGCTATACTACGGAGCGGCAGTTATCTAAGACTCCGGAAAGATTCGGCCAGGGAACGGCTGAAGGAGTAGCTGCTCCTGAATCAGCAAACAACAGCGCTTCTGTAGGGGCGTTGATCCCGCTGTTAAGCATGGGCATACCCGGATCCGGAACGACAGCTGTATTACTGGGGGCATTGGTTATGCTTGGCATCCAGCCCGGCCCGCTGTTGTTTGAAAGTGAACCAACAACTATTTGGACACTGATCAACAGTATGTTTATCGGAAATCTGTTTCTGGTAGTGATTAACATCCTTTTAGTCGGCCTATTAATTAAAGTGCTTGATACGCCGTCCCATATTCTGTATCCATTGATACTGATGCTTGGCTTTGTCGGTGCCTATACACTCAGCTACAGCACGATCGATTTTTACATCCTACTGGCATTTGGCGTGCTCGGACTGGCCTTTAAACTGCTGCGCTTCCCGATCGCTCCTTTAATTCTGGCGTTGATTGTCGGACACGATATGGAGCAGAATTTCCGTAAGAGTTTAATTGTGTCCGATGGCAGTCCTTCGGTGTTCTTTTCTTCGCCGATCAGTATCGTGTTGATTATTATGATTATTTTATCGATCAGTGTTCCGTTCATTTTGACCGCAGTAAAAAATAATAAAGCAAAGCAGGCATAA
- a CDS encoding sensor histidine kinase, whose product MNRKKYKLQTKIGFLVFLLLLLVIVLANSVYAWNEFRQETNDARQLALQTSRSVAGFPAVEDAFENGEKQEADVISEQIRMQVNADQVYIIDRNSEVIAGDGRELDPDSGDAYTALVFGGSYVREGSTDNEEVIRSHAPVSIDYGDYTSVEGAAVVEYSKAAIRADVWKQTGRTAAISLIVLLIGAVCTVWLSRSIRSDTLGLEPYQIADLYRDRAAIIGSVHEGIIAVDNDDRVTMVNKAAEELLQLPRNREGLLIEEVLPSSRERKMLKDSSVIRNEEIITASKTLIVNESPIAQYGQRVGRVFTFRDKTEMKQMIEAFSDVKKYSDDLRAQSHEFTNKLYALMGLLQLGYYTEAEQMLMDESNAQQKHTKKVVDQIRDEKLQAVLLGKAAAASEKKTNFIIDSESFLSSMPKHVTLTSLIIIAGNLIDNAIEAVNGQKKREVSFFVTDIGNDIVMEIRDNGPGMPEDLQTDLFQQGASSKGEGRGYGMANVKNEVDELGGMIEVYSNPEEGTVVSVFIPKERNKEGVRDA is encoded by the coding sequence TTGAATCGCAAAAAATACAAGTTGCAGACAAAAATTGGATTCCTGGTATTTCTGCTTTTGCTGCTGGTGATTGTTCTGGCAAACAGTGTTTACGCCTGGAATGAATTCCGTCAGGAAACCAACGATGCCAGGCAGCTTGCCCTGCAGACCAGTCGATCCGTGGCAGGGTTCCCGGCAGTGGAAGATGCTTTTGAGAATGGGGAAAAGCAGGAAGCAGATGTGATTAGTGAACAGATACGCATGCAGGTGAACGCAGACCAGGTATACATAATTGATCGAAACAGCGAGGTAATTGCAGGGGATGGCAGAGAGCTTGATCCTGATTCGGGGGATGCGTATACAGCTTTAGTATTCGGCGGAAGCTATGTGAGAGAGGGCAGCACAGATAATGAAGAAGTCATCCGGAGTCATGCGCCTGTTTCAATAGACTACGGCGATTATACCTCTGTGGAAGGAGCGGCTGTTGTTGAATATTCCAAAGCTGCCATCAGGGCAGATGTGTGGAAGCAGACGGGCCGGACAGCTGCCATTTCACTAATTGTTCTGCTGATCGGAGCTGTTTGTACCGTATGGCTCTCCAGAAGTATCCGCTCGGATACGCTGGGACTGGAGCCTTATCAGATTGCTGATCTGTACCGGGACCGGGCGGCTATTATTGGCTCTGTGCATGAAGGGATTATTGCGGTGGATAATGATGATCGGGTGACGATGGTTAATAAAGCTGCGGAGGAGCTTCTGCAGCTTCCCCGAAACCGCGAAGGACTGCTGATTGAAGAAGTATTGCCCTCTTCCCGGGAAAGGAAGATGCTAAAGGACAGCTCAGTGATTCGAAACGAAGAAATAATAACGGCTTCAAAAACCTTAATTGTAAATGAAAGTCCAATAGCCCAATATGGACAGAGGGTGGGAAGGGTATTCACGTTCCGGGACAAAACGGAGATGAAGCAGATGATAGAAGCATTCTCTGATGTAAAAAAATATTCTGATGATCTGCGGGCCCAGTCCCATGAGTTCACGAATAAGCTTTACGCGTTAATGGGTCTTTTGCAGCTCGGTTATTATACAGAGGCAGAACAGATGCTGATGGATGAATCCAACGCTCAGCAAAAGCATACGAAGAAGGTGGTAGACCAAATCCGTGATGAAAAGCTTCAGGCTGTGCTCCTCGGAAAAGCCGCCGCCGCTTCAGAGAAAAAAACCAATTTTATTATTGATTCAGAATCTTTTCTATCCAGTATGCCAAAGCATGTGACTTTAACATCATTAATTATTATTGCCGGGAATTTAATCGATAATGCAATTGAAGCAGTGAATGGCCAAAAGAAACGGGAAGTAAGCTTTTTTGTAACGGATATTGGCAATGACATTGTCATGGAGATAAGAGATAATGGGCCTGGGATGCCGGAGGATCTTCAAACAGACCTTTTCCAGCAGGGTGCTTCTTCGAAGGGAGAGGGCCGTGGCTATGGCATGGCAAACGTTAAAAATGAAGTCGACGAGCTGGGCGGAATGATTGAAGTATATTCAAACCCGGAGGAGGGAACTGTTGTAAGTGTGTTTATTCCCAAAGAAAGAAATAAGGAGGGGGTACGTGATGCGTAA
- a CDS encoding tripartite tricarboxylate transporter TctB family protein, whose amino-acid sequence MTAVKLSLPAVFILTAVVFIIATLNLAQAQLGNAFGPHYFPMGASVLLLVLSVFYFIRSYKERHQEHKEDEDIQAIAQGRTPYIIVGTLVFGVVYALIFDFAGYIIATLLYLGVLMFIINGKSRWLINILTTLIFTFMSWYIFAEMLNISLP is encoded by the coding sequence ATGACAGCGGTTAAATTATCGCTGCCGGCGGTGTTTATACTAACGGCAGTAGTTTTTATCATTGCGACATTAAATTTAGCTCAGGCCCAGCTTGGAAATGCTTTCGGGCCGCATTATTTTCCAATGGGAGCCTCCGTGCTGCTTCTCGTTTTGAGCGTCTTTTATTTCATTCGCTCCTACAAGGAGCGTCATCAGGAGCACAAGGAAGACGAAGATATACAGGCAATTGCTCAGGGCCGTACTCCTTATATTATCGTGGGAACGCTTGTTTTCGGAGTGGTTTATGCGCTTATATTTGACTTTGCCGGCTACATTATTGCCACTCTGCTGTATTTGGGAGTACTTATGTTCATTATTAACGGTAAATCCAGATGGCTCATCAATATACTTACAACACTTATTTTCACTTTTATGTCCTGGTACATTTTTGCGGAAATGCTGAATATCAGTCTGCCATAA
- a CDS encoding UbiX family flavin prenyltransferase, whose amino-acid sequence MKLIIGITGATGAIFGIRLLEILKSTDIETHLILSSWAKATIPLETAYTVAQVEALADVSYSSKDQAARISSGSFRTEGMIIAPCSMKTTASIRHGFADNLIARAADVVLKERKHLLLMTRETPLNTIHLENMLALSRLGVTIAPPMPAFYNQPADINELVDHIAYRTLDQFGIHMEEADRWEGIPSSKPK is encoded by the coding sequence TTGAAATTAATTATTGGTATAACCGGCGCAACGGGCGCCATTTTTGGCATCCGCCTGCTCGAAATATTAAAATCCACCGACATCGAAACCCATCTGATTTTATCCTCCTGGGCAAAGGCTACGATTCCGCTTGAAACAGCGTACACCGTGGCCCAGGTGGAGGCGCTGGCCGACGTTTCGTATTCCTCGAAGGATCAGGCCGCCCGCATATCCAGTGGCTCCTTTCGTACCGAGGGCATGATTATCGCTCCGTGCAGCATGAAAACGACCGCCTCTATCCGTCACGGCTTTGCGGACAATCTTATTGCCCGCGCGGCGGATGTCGTTTTAAAAGAGCGCAAGCACCTGCTGCTGATGACACGGGAAACGCCTCTTAACACCATTCACCTGGAAAACATGCTCGCCCTTTCCAGACTCGGTGTAACTATTGCTCCGCCGATGCCTGCCTTTTACAATCAGCCGGCAGATATCAATGAACTGGTCGACCATATTGCCTACCGCACGCTCGACCAGTTCGGCATTCATATGGAAGAAGCTGATCGATGGGAAGGCATCCCATCTTCGAAACCCAAATAA